Proteins co-encoded in one candidate division TA06 bacterium genomic window:
- a CDS encoding KamA family radical SAM protein: protein MAWKDELKHNIQTIEQLKEYIRFTPKEERQLRKVVGRHPMSISRYYLSLIDVDDPDDPIRRMIVPSVEELDLSGSYDPSGELENTKVPGVQHKYLSTALILTTNRCASYCRYCFRKRLVGLPTKEVVQKFEIAAKYIREHKEINNVLISGGDPFILPTSVIKKFIDELSTIQHLDFVRFGTKSVVTFPLRILEDEELLNLLRVYSRNNKKIYVVTQFNHERELTEKSIRAIRRFQRAGITVSNQTVLLNGVNDNPETLTTLMRMLVMVGVNPYYIFQCRPVKRVKKMFQVPLYKGFRVVEQASNMLDGHSKRFRYVMSHRTGKIEIVGIMGDEMYFRYHQARDPKNMGRFFKRRLSTTAGWLDDLEHIHPEMSQAGLHSAK, encoded by the coding sequence ATGGCATGGAAAGATGAACTGAAACACAACATACAAACGATCGAGCAGCTCAAGGAGTATATACGATTCACTCCTAAGGAAGAAAGGCAATTAAGGAAGGTTGTCGGACGTCATCCAATGAGTATTAGCCGATATTATCTCTCATTGATTGATGTCGATGACCCTGACGACCCTATCAGAAGGATGATAGTTCCCTCAGTGGAGGAACTCGATCTGTCTGGCTCCTACGACCCAAGCGGTGAACTGGAAAACACCAAGGTGCCCGGCGTACAGCACAAGTATCTCTCAACAGCCCTCATATTGACGACAAACAGGTGCGCATCTTATTGTAGATATTGTTTCAGAAAGAGACTCGTCGGGTTGCCGACCAAAGAAGTAGTACAGAAATTCGAAATCGCGGCAAAATACATCAGAGAGCACAAGGAAATCAACAACGTGCTTATCAGTGGAGGGGACCCCTTCATTTTGCCAACAAGTGTTATCAAGAAATTCATAGATGAACTCTCAACAATACAGCATCTTGATTTTGTCAGATTTGGAACCAAATCGGTAGTCACTTTTCCCCTCAGAATACTAGAGGACGAAGAACTCCTGAATCTGCTTCGAGTATACTCTCGCAACAACAAGAAAATCTATGTGGTCACACAATTCAACCATGAAAGGGAACTGACCGAGAAGTCAATAAGAGCTATCAGAAGATTTCAGCGTGCGGGAATAACCGTGAGCAATCAGACTGTTCTTTTGAACGGAGTGAATGATAATCCTGAGACTCTGACTACATTAATGAGGATGTTAGTCATGGTTGGAGTGAATCCATACTACATCTTCCAGTGCAGACCGGTTAAGAGGGTAAAAAAGATGTTCCAGGTCCCGCTGTATAAGGGGTTTCGTGTGGTGGAACAAGCAAGCAACATGCTGGACGGTCACAGCAAGAGGTTTAGATACGTAATGTCACACAGGACCGGTAAGATTGAGATAGTAGGAATCATGGGGGATGAGATGTATTTCAGGTATCATCAGGCCAGAGACCCGAAGAACATGGGAAGGTTTTTCAAGAGAAGACTGAGCACAACAGCCGGATGGCTAGATGATCTGGAGCACATCCATCCAGAAATGTCCCAGGCAGGTCTACACTCTGCAAAATGA
- a CDS encoding YncE family protein encodes MLTHRQKMSVAMVLTVVSAFVLAPACKKSPTSPNGGGGGGVDFPNRVVATVTVGNYPYSVVVLPSGDFVYVTNMNSWNVTVIRTLVDTVVATVSVGFGPRGIAALPNGDYVYVANQGSDDIYVMRTSDNTVVDTVSVGSNPFHITALPNGDYVYVTHRLSGNVSVIRTSDNTVIADVPVANEALGIAALPNSNYVYVVSSTDLSVYVIRTSDNTVVDTIAVGNGPYGVAALPNGNYVYVTNQFDDNVSVIRASDNTVVDTIQVGEWPLGIAVLPDGNYIYVANQLDDNVSVIRASDNTEVATISVGDDPQGVAVLPNGNAVYVTNSIGNTVSVIGF; translated from the coding sequence ATGCTTACTCATAGGCAGAAGATGTCCGTGGCTATGGTCTTGACTGTTGTGTCGGCTTTCGTTCTGGCACCGGCCTGCAAGAAGTCGCCTACGTCTCCAAACGGAGGTGGGGGAGGCGGAGTAGACTTTCCCAATCGCGTGGTGGCTACGGTCACAGTGGGCAACTATCCCTACAGCGTTGTTGTTCTCCCAAGTGGAGATTTTGTCTACGTTACAAACATGAATAGCTGGAATGTCACAGTCATCCGTACATTAGTCGATACAGTGGTGGCCACAGTGTCGGTGGGATTTGGTCCCCGGGGTATTGCTGCCCTCCCCAACGGAGACTATGTCTACGTGGCAAACCAGGGGAGCGATGATATCTATGTCATGCGTACTTCTGACAACACGGTGGTCGACACAGTCTCTGTTGGAAGCAATCCCTTTCACATTACTGCTCTTCCCAACGGAGATTATGTCTACGTGACACACAGGCTCAGCGGCAATGTCTCAGTCATTCGTACCTCAGATAATACAGTGATAGCCGACGTCCCGGTGGCGAATGAGGCCCTGGGTATTGCAGCTCTACCCAACAGCAACTACGTGTATGTGGTGAGTAGCACTGACTTGAGCGTCTATGTCATCCGCACGTCAGACAATACAGTTGTCGACACGATTGCGGTGGGAAATGGTCCCTACGGCGTTGCTGCTCTGCCAAACGGAAACTACGTTTACGTGACAAACCAGTTTGACGATAATGTTTCAGTCATCCGCGCGTCAGACAATACAGTAGTGGATACAATTCAGGTGGGAGAGTGGCCCCTGGGTATTGCTGTCCTGCCAGATGGCAATTACATCTATGTGGCAAATCAGCTTGACGACAATGTTTCAGTAATTAGAGCCTCAGACAATACAGAGGTGGCTACTATTTCTGTGGGAGATGACCCCCAAGGTGTTGCTGTCCTCCCAAACGGCAACGCCGTCTATGTGACAAACTCTATTGGCAACACTGTCTCAGTTATTGGATTCTAG
- a CDS encoding ABC transporter ATP-binding protein: MLIETKGITKVYKMGKTEVHALGGVDLAIEEQEYVAIMGPSGSGKSTLMHILGCLDTPTSGTYLLDGKETQNLSEEDLAEIRNREVGFVFQTFNLLPRLRTSENVELPLIYSPIKPRERHKRALEILERVGLLERARHRPTELSGGERQRVAIARALVGNPRVIFADEPTGNLDTKTGNEIMALFASLHKEGRTLIVVTHDPEVSDYTDRILKIRDGKLEDGGS; this comes from the coding sequence ATGCTGATAGAGACGAAGGGGATAACGAAAGTCTATAAGATGGGCAAGACCGAGGTTCACGCACTTGGAGGAGTGGACCTCGCGATTGAAGAACAGGAGTATGTTGCCATCATGGGCCCTTCGGGCTCCGGGAAATCAACGCTCATGCACATCCTGGGATGTCTCGACACACCGACCTCAGGCACTTACCTTCTTGACGGGAAAGAAACGCAGAACCTCTCTGAGGAGGATCTGGCTGAAATCAGAAACAGGGAAGTAGGATTTGTATTTCAGACCTTTAACCTTCTTCCTAGACTCAGAACATCTGAGAATGTTGAGCTTCCGTTGATCTATTCGCCCATCAAACCGAGAGAGAGACACAAGAGAGCGCTGGAGATTCTGGAAAGGGTCGGCTTGCTGGAAAGGGCCAGGCATAGACCCACTGAGTTGTCTGGAGGAGAGCGACAGAGAGTGGCTATAGCGAGGGCACTGGTGGGAAATCCAAGAGTAATCTTTGCCGATGAGCCAACAGGGAATCTGGACACCAAAACGGGTAACGAAATAATGGCCCTCTTCGCAAGTTTACACAAAGAGGGAAGGACATTGATAGTCGTGACCCACGATCCAGAGGTGAGCGATTATACTGATAGAATATTGAAGATAAGGGACGGGAAACTGGAGGATGGCGGTAGCTGA
- a CDS encoding efflux RND transporter periplasmic adaptor subunit, with the protein MKKKVIIGAGIVLFIAIVVILNLKRGEEKKSVEAEVVKAASIVSRVRVEGTLKAENQVGIGSDVLGRLTKILVKEGDRVEKGTLLCTIDPRTYDARLAQARAQLRASQSRLAKAELDVGRYSQLLEEKLVSEEEYEGIRTQYDIYKAQVETEEFAVREARENLNKTTLRSPIAGEIVSLNKEEGEMVVMGTIGTPGSVIMIIAERSKMFVRAMVDETEIVRVEVGQEAEVEVDAFPDTTFSGHVARIGGMPVMDASASDQAVSFPVEVALEPGVTKLYPGMSATCNIIVAKKDSVLLVPYSSLGRREVEDEEKDILFTVESGVAKLKPVTIGVTGDKEAEIEEGLSLGDTVLVGPYKTLRELKDGDRVKVELKKDKDKDKEKDKDDADRDEGDNESL; encoded by the coding sequence ATGAAGAAAAAAGTAATCATAGGTGCCGGAATTGTACTGTTCATCGCTATCGTGGTCATCCTGAACCTGAAAAGGGGAGAGGAAAAAAAGAGCGTTGAGGCGGAGGTGGTGAAGGCCGCCAGCATTGTGTCGCGAGTGAGGGTCGAAGGGACGCTCAAAGCGGAGAACCAGGTCGGGATAGGAAGTGATGTGCTGGGCAGGCTCACCAAGATCCTCGTGAAGGAAGGCGACAGGGTTGAGAAAGGGACTCTTCTGTGCACCATCGATCCCAGGACATACGACGCCAGACTGGCGCAGGCAAGGGCCCAACTGAGAGCATCACAATCAAGGCTGGCAAAAGCAGAGCTAGATGTGGGACGGTACTCGCAACTGCTTGAGGAGAAACTTGTATCTGAGGAGGAATACGAAGGCATAAGGACCCAATATGACATCTATAAGGCGCAGGTCGAGACCGAAGAGTTTGCTGTGCGGGAAGCCAGAGAGAACCTGAACAAGACGACCCTAAGATCGCCGATTGCAGGAGAGATTGTTAGCCTGAACAAGGAAGAAGGGGAGATGGTGGTGATGGGTACAATAGGCACACCCGGGTCAGTGATAATGATAATAGCCGAGAGATCAAAGATGTTTGTGAGAGCGATGGTAGATGAGACTGAGATTGTCAGGGTAGAGGTCGGGCAGGAAGCAGAGGTAGAAGTCGATGCCTTTCCAGACACCACTTTCTCCGGACATGTGGCGAGGATAGGTGGGATGCCTGTCATGGATGCCTCAGCGTCTGATCAGGCAGTCAGCTTCCCGGTTGAGGTGGCGCTCGAGCCTGGTGTTACCAAGCTCTACCCTGGTATGTCCGCAACCTGCAACATCATCGTCGCGAAGAAAGACTCTGTACTGCTTGTGCCGTACTCGTCTCTGGGGCGGAGGGAGGTGGAAGATGAGGAAAAGGATATTCTCTTCACGGTAGAAAGTGGCGTCGCTAAGCTGAAGCCTGTTACGATAGGCGTGACCGGTGACAAGGAAGCTGAGATCGAGGAAGGGCTGAGTCTGGGAGACACTGTTCTGGTGGGGCCTTATAAGACTCTGAGAGAATTGAAGGATGGTGACAGAGTGAAGGTCGAGTTGAAGAAGGACAAGGATAAGGACAAAGAGAAGGACAAGGACGATGCTGATAGAGACGAAGGGGATAACGAAAGTCTATAA
- a CDS encoding TolC family protein translates to MIPILVLTLAFAVGDTLKLDIKGAVDLALQGNLDYRVQALSNTSSKLDFAGRVTSYLPEPTLRATYSEYETQYGGLIPWKGYLVDLSVTQTIFSFQKLASLWGGKMDLDRGHALLQEAKNYLSYEVENLYLNVLKESNTLEMQMSALKRAEENFRLIGVKGRLGQASKLDVLNAQVTLNQSKLALANAKKNARITERLFLNVLGIHSYPELVLEPPVEQATLSDLPPLQTLLSEAFEQRPSLMALQKRVASAGSDFLGQLFAFVPTVSYEWSWEYTGEEFPSPDKFGDKALKGSGVSAGISFNPISYPLSVQKTKTALDMARAEHEKEKLIVAKQVEEVYLTHTTARDNLELARLTLDAAKEGGELARAQYRLGLLKPLELFDAETRLLNAEADYLSAVYDVYLSRSALRFAVGGGF, encoded by the coding sequence ATGATACCAATACTTGTTCTGACGCTCGCATTCGCAGTGGGTGATACCCTTAAGCTCGACATTAAGGGAGCTGTTGATCTGGCTCTGCAGGGCAATCTGGATTACAGAGTGCAGGCCCTCAGTAATACCAGCAGCAAGCTCGATTTCGCTGGCAGGGTCACGTCCTACTTGCCGGAGCCTACCCTTCGAGCCACATACTCTGAATATGAGACGCAGTATGGAGGTCTGATTCCCTGGAAAGGTTACCTGGTAGATCTATCTGTCACCCAGACAATTTTCAGCTTCCAGAAGCTTGCGTCGCTCTGGGGCGGGAAGATGGACCTTGATAGGGGCCACGCTCTCCTCCAAGAGGCAAAGAACTATCTGTCGTATGAGGTCGAAAACCTGTATCTAAATGTCTTGAAAGAATCTAATACACTGGAGATGCAGATGAGCGCACTCAAGAGAGCGGAGGAGAATTTCAGGCTGATTGGGGTAAAGGGGCGTCTGGGCCAGGCTTCGAAACTGGACGTGCTGAATGCTCAGGTGACACTTAATCAGTCAAAGCTCGCGCTTGCGAATGCGAAGAAGAACGCCAGAATCACAGAGAGGCTTTTTCTGAATGTTCTGGGGATACACTCCTACCCCGAACTCGTACTTGAACCGCCAGTGGAACAGGCGACCTTGTCCGATCTACCTCCTCTCCAGACTCTTCTATCAGAGGCATTTGAGCAGAGGCCTTCGCTGATGGCATTGCAGAAGAGGGTCGCTTCTGCAGGCTCGGATTTCCTGGGACAGTTGTTCGCTTTCGTCCCAACCGTGTCCTACGAGTGGTCGTGGGAGTATACGGGGGAGGAGTTTCCTAGTCCCGACAAGTTCGGAGACAAGGCGCTCAAAGGTTCTGGTGTCTCTGCTGGAATCTCCTTCAATCCCATATCTTACCCACTGAGTGTTCAGAAGACAAAGACAGCGCTGGACATGGCAAGAGCAGAACATGAGAAAGAAAAGCTGATAGTCGCGAAGCAAGTAGAAGAGGTGTATTTGACTCATACCACTGCAAGGGATAATCTGGAGTTGGCTCGTCTCACACTGGATGCAGCGAAAGAGGGCGGGGAACTTGCCAGAGCTCAGTATAGGCTTGGATTGCTAAAACCTCTTGAACTTTTCGATGCGGAGACAAGACTGCTCAATGCAGAGGCTGACTACCTGTCTGCCGTGTACGACGTGTATCTATCCAGAAGCGCGCTCAGGTTTGCAGTCGGTGGGGGATTCTAA
- a CDS encoding YIP1 family protein, which yields MSSLVKIFHSPKEVFQRVDEKPNWVLPFLTVILVTFIITAVLLPTVIQPAAAKGVQSKYSDEALERAMKWVSGPRFYTMSLVSVLISTPIQMLAQAGILSLFVLLLHGEVKFPKVLAVTSYSALISVLGGIVKGGIMLAMKTVEVYTNLSLFLPFVEKDTFLYRLLSKVDFFTIWSLVVFGLGLSIVGRIEKNKSYILIFSLWIALILVGSFLGGLGARFSGGR from the coding sequence ATGAGCTCACTTGTAAAGATATTTCACTCACCAAAAGAAGTATTCCAGAGAGTAGATGAGAAGCCGAACTGGGTTCTGCCGTTTCTCACTGTTATTCTCGTTACCTTCATAATTACCGCTGTGCTGCTTCCCACAGTGATACAGCCCGCGGCAGCCAAGGGAGTCCAATCCAAATACTCTGATGAAGCGTTGGAGAGGGCAATGAAGTGGGTAAGTGGCCCAAGGTTCTATACAATGAGCCTGGTGTCAGTCCTTATTTCGACTCCGATACAGATGCTTGCGCAAGCCGGAATCTTGAGTTTGTTTGTCCTTCTGCTGCACGGTGAAGTCAAATTTCCGAAGGTTCTGGCTGTCACCTCGTACTCAGCTCTCATAAGTGTACTTGGCGGTATCGTTAAAGGAGGAATCATGTTGGCAATGAAGACCGTGGAGGTCTACACCAACCTGAGCCTCTTCCTCCCATTTGTGGAGAAAGACACCTTTCTCTACAGACTTCTCAGCAAAGTGGATTTCTTCACCATCTGGTCACTTGTTGTGTTTGGACTTGGACTTAGCATCGTGGGGAGGATAGAGAAGAATAAAAGCTATATTCTTATCTTCTCCCTGTGGATTGCTTTGATACTCGTAGGATCGTTCTTGGGTGGGCTCGGAGCGAGATTTTCGGGGGGAAGATGA